One window of the Streptomyces sp. TS71-3 genome contains the following:
- a CDS encoding GDSL-type esterase/lipase family protein translates to MPRTLRVPHDDPRLRYRGAVSLQRGPGWTAPWRLPYEEAALHLPEGGAGRAAMPAGVRVTFRTDARALRCRYQADPPPRLNGPQELPYLDVLCGQRPNTVLLTADGRDHGFRVGGLPGRPGGSPGLVELWLPTYAQFRLRELVLEGATEVVRDDREGPRWVLYGSSIAQGRGAASPARAWPALVARRTGWDLTSLALGAACYLQPMTARLIRDLPADLVTACAGINIQALGTHNGDSLAAAVVGFVTTVREGHPRTPFTMMSAIVAPDREDVPGPSGLTLAASRGHIRRAVELLRRHGDSRLSYLDGLDVLGPDLVHLLLEPEGIDRLHPAPAGHPVVADRFLARVAPGLHAAGLRAGGLHAAGPSTAGPRTAGPRTEPVCASNSMNAGLVEP, encoded by the coding sequence GTGCCGAGAACCCTGCGCGTGCCGCACGACGACCCGCGGCTGCGGTACCGGGGCGCGGTCTCGCTCCAGCGCGGTCCCGGCTGGACGGCGCCGTGGCGGCTGCCGTACGAGGAGGCCGCGCTGCACCTGCCGGAGGGCGGTGCGGGGCGGGCCGCCATGCCCGCCGGCGTACGCGTGACCTTCCGCACCGACGCCCGCGCGCTGCGCTGCCGCTACCAGGCCGACCCCCCACCGAGGCTGAACGGCCCCCAGGAGCTGCCGTACCTGGACGTGCTCTGCGGGCAGCGGCCCAACACCGTGCTGCTCACCGCCGACGGGCGCGACCACGGCTTCCGGGTCGGCGGGCTGCCGGGCCGGCCGGGCGGGTCCCCGGGGCTGGTGGAGCTCTGGCTGCCGACGTATGCGCAGTTCCGGCTCCGCGAACTGGTGCTGGAAGGCGCCACGGAAGTGGTCCGCGACGACCGTGAGGGGCCCCGCTGGGTGCTCTACGGCAGCTCGATCGCGCAGGGCCGCGGTGCCGCCTCGCCCGCCCGGGCCTGGCCCGCGCTGGTGGCCCGCCGCACCGGCTGGGACCTCACGTCCCTCGCGCTGGGCGCCGCCTGCTACCTCCAGCCGATGACCGCCCGGCTGATCCGCGACCTGCCCGCGGATCTCGTCACCGCGTGCGCCGGCATCAACATCCAGGCGCTCGGCACCCACAACGGCGACTCGCTCGCCGCGGCGGTGGTGGGCTTCGTGACCACGGTGCGGGAGGGCCACCCCAGAACGCCGTTCACGATGATGTCGGCGATCGTCGCGCCCGACCGGGAGGACGTGCCGGGGCCCTCGGGGCTGACGCTCGCCGCGAGCCGGGGCCATATCCGCAGGGCCGTGGAACTGCTCCGCCGGCACGGCGACAGCCGCCTCAGCTACCTCGACGGCCTGGACGTCCTCGGTCCCGACCTGGTCCACCTGCTGCTGGAGCCCGAGGGCATCGACCGCCTGCACCCCGCGCCGGCCGGGCACCCCGTCGTCGCCGACCGCTTCCTCGCCCGGGTGGCGCCCGGCCTCCACGCTGCCGGCCTCCGCGCCGGCGGTCTCCATGCTGCGGGGCCCAGCACCGCTGGACCCCGCACCGCTGGACCCCGCACCGAGCCTGTGTGTGCCAGTAACAGCATGAACGCAGGTCTGGTTGAACCCTGA
- a CDS encoding PH domain-containing protein, with translation MPVTFRPAVTRAVLLIGGVALFVVLTAVALMLPDLRTAERVSFIVTAALLLAGPVVLSRPKIVADGSGVTVVNILSGRRLDWAEIVQVNLRHGDPWVFLNLSDGTSLPALGIQPGLARRRAIEDARVLRALVDAHTAVEREPGARHD, from the coding sequence CTGCCCGTCACCTTCCGGCCGGCGGTGACCCGGGCCGTCCTGCTGATCGGAGGCGTGGCCCTCTTCGTCGTGCTCACGGCCGTGGCCCTGATGCTGCCGGACCTCCGGACGGCGGAGCGGGTCAGCTTCATCGTCACCGCGGCGCTGCTCCTCGCGGGGCCGGTCGTGCTGAGCAGGCCGAAGATCGTCGCCGACGGCTCCGGGGTCACCGTCGTGAACATCCTCAGCGGGCGGCGGCTCGACTGGGCGGAGATCGTGCAGGTCAACCTCCGGCACGGCGACCCCTGGGTGTTCCTGAACCTCAGCGACGGCACCAGCCTGCCGGCCCTGGGCATCCAGCCGGGCCTCGCCAGGCGCCGCGCCATCGAGGACGCCCGGGTGCTGAGGGCCCTCGTCGACGCCCACACCGCCGTCGAACGCGAGCCCGGTGCCCGGCACGACTGA
- a CDS encoding DUF4440 domain-containing protein codes for MDDGELIIEREIALQRPQVRADRAAVLALLTPDFVEVDRTGRAWDAESVATALAAQQGYVQPQATDFALARLAPGVCLLTYRDEATMHSSVWVRSEDGQWLLRFHQQTSRAS; via the coding sequence ATGGACGACGGTGAACTGATCATCGAAAGGGAGATCGCCCTCCAGCGTCCCCAGGTCCGCGCCGACCGGGCGGCTGTGCTGGCCCTGCTGACCCCCGACTTCGTGGAGGTCGACAGGACCGGGAGAGCCTGGGACGCCGAGAGCGTGGCGACCGCGCTCGCGGCACAGCAGGGGTACGTGCAACCCCAGGCCACCGATTTCGCCCTCGCGAGGCTGGCCCCGGGCGTCTGCCTGCTGACCTACCGGGACGAGGCCACGATGCACAGTTCGGTCTGGGTGCGCAGCGAGGACGGGCAGTGGCTGCTCCGCTTTCACCAGCAGACCAGCCGGGCGTCCTGA
- a CDS encoding hemolysin family protein → MIIPLLLLGAAFLLILANGFFVAAEFGLVTVERPDAEEAAATGDKRAGSVVAALKELSFQLSGTQLGITITSLVVGMLAEPALAALLDAPLTATGLPEGAVPGVSAVVGMLLASAAQMVIGELVPKNWAVSRPLQVARFVAGPQYAFARLLRPVIAVLNTVANRLVRALGVEPADELASARTPGELVSLARHSARAGALEQDTADLFVRALSLGELTAQHVMTPRVKVSALQSSATAEDVVNLTRATGLSRFPVYRERIDEIVGMVHLKDALAIPVHARLRTSVGRIAQAPLLVPETLPVQLLLARLRSEQPIAVVVDEYGGTAGVVTLEDIVEELVGEVRDEHDAKHLPELAPAPAEDGRAAWDADGGCRVDTLRSIGLHAPEGPYETVAGLVADLLGRIPAPGDRAELPGWRLQVRQVGHYRAERVRLVRVPEAVEGAGAAKSTVHAGGRAHRGAAAAPEAVR, encoded by the coding sequence ATGATCATCCCGTTGCTGCTCCTGGGAGCGGCCTTCCTTCTGATCCTTGCCAACGGCTTCTTCGTGGCCGCGGAATTCGGCTTGGTGACCGTCGAGCGCCCGGATGCCGAGGAGGCGGCGGCCACCGGTGACAAGCGCGCCGGCTCCGTCGTCGCGGCGCTGAAGGAGCTGTCCTTCCAGCTCTCCGGCACCCAGCTCGGCATCACCATCACCTCGCTCGTCGTCGGCATGCTCGCCGAACCGGCCCTGGCCGCGCTCCTCGACGCGCCCCTCACCGCCACGGGCCTGCCCGAAGGCGCCGTCCCCGGTGTCTCCGCGGTGGTCGGGATGCTGCTCGCGTCCGCCGCTCAGATGGTGATCGGTGAGCTGGTGCCGAAGAACTGGGCCGTGTCCCGGCCCCTCCAGGTCGCGCGCTTCGTCGCCGGACCCCAGTACGCCTTCGCACGGCTGCTGCGCCCGGTCATCGCCGTCCTGAACACGGTCGCCAACCGCCTGGTGCGGGCCCTCGGAGTGGAGCCCGCCGACGAGCTGGCGTCCGCCCGCACCCCCGGCGAGCTGGTCTCGCTGGCCCGGCACTCCGCACGGGCCGGCGCCCTGGAACAGGACACCGCCGACCTGTTCGTGCGCGCCCTCTCGCTGGGCGAGCTGACCGCCCAGCACGTGATGACCCCCCGGGTGAAGGTCAGCGCCCTGCAGTCGTCCGCGACGGCCGAGGACGTGGTCAACCTGACCCGCGCCACCGGCCTGTCCCGCTTCCCCGTCTACCGGGAGCGCATCGACGAGATCGTCGGCATGGTGCACCTGAAGGACGCCCTCGCGATACCCGTGCACGCCCGGCTGCGCACGTCCGTCGGACGGATCGCGCAGGCTCCGCTGCTGGTCCCCGAGACGCTGCCGGTGCAGCTGCTGCTGGCCCGGCTGCGCAGCGAGCAGCCGATCGCCGTCGTCGTGGACGAGTACGGCGGCACCGCGGGCGTCGTCACCCTGGAGGACATCGTCGAGGAACTCGTCGGCGAGGTCCGGGACGAGCACGACGCCAAGCACCTGCCCGAACTGGCCCCCGCGCCCGCCGAGGACGGCAGGGCCGCCTGGGACGCCGACGGCGGCTGCCGCGTCGACACCCTGCGGAGCATCGGCCTGCACGCCCCCGAGGGTCCCTACGAGACCGTCGCCGGGCTCGTGGCCGACCTGCTGGGCCGTATCCCGGCCCCGGGCGACCGTGCCGAGCTGCCCGGCTGGCGGCTCCAGGTGAGACAGGTCGGGCACTACCGCGCCGAGCGGGTCCGGCTGGTCAGGGTGCCGGAGGCCGTGGAGGGCGCCGGCGCCGCGAAGAGCACGGTGCACGCGGGCGGCAGGGCCCACCGCGGTGCCGCGGCGGCCCCGGAGGCGGTCCGATGA
- a CDS encoding AAA family ATPase → MDFGTQGSPAPADLAWLRGVDAYTMGAYPQAEEEFRAAVRLDPGMADGWLGLHALRIDTTSALLRMFQHRDRFGEQRARHRRTLNSWYWLGWWVQPVLESPRDLLLAHASHWLDGRHVPELDRALAGLPPVDADRQVRFLHACRAYLVKDWEQLVRHTDPLLNDPMLGIEAGLFGGMARVRLDMYGQAEPLLSAALMRCRSEQPQRKELRYWLARAHEGTGRSAAALPLYRAVHRVDPAFMDTSARLAAIAEGDGYDEAADVAAIAIAGVGQDTVDGADPLYGIEGRDLKLTDPEPTPSAGVTGERDAVREKAVVPVQAGPPQLPAGPADPALLEEALAELERMVGLEPVKRQVKALSAQLNMARLRAGQGLPVQPPKRHFVFSGPSGTGKTTVARILGRVFYALGLLGGDHLVEAQRADLVGEYLGQTAVKANELIDSAIGGVLFVDEAYALSNTGYGKGDAYGDEALQVLLKRAEDNRDHLVVILAGYPEGMDRLLAANPGLSSRFTTRVDFPSYRPLELTSIGEVLAAENGDVWDDEAREELRSINGHVVDQGWIDELGNGRFLRTLYEKSCAYRDLRLSGYPNTPDRTDLATLRLPDLMQAYGEVLSGRGPGDPTAL, encoded by the coding sequence ATGGACTTCGGCACGCAGGGCTCACCCGCCCCGGCCGATCTGGCCTGGCTCCGAGGAGTCGATGCCTACACGATGGGTGCCTATCCGCAGGCCGAGGAGGAGTTCCGGGCCGCGGTACGGCTCGATCCGGGCATGGCCGACGGCTGGCTGGGACTGCACGCGCTGCGGATCGACACCACCTCCGCCCTGCTCCGGATGTTCCAGCACCGCGACCGCTTCGGCGAGCAGCGCGCCCGCCACCGCAGAACCCTCAACTCCTGGTACTGGCTCGGCTGGTGGGTGCAACCCGTGCTGGAGTCGCCCCGCGACCTGCTCCTCGCGCACGCCTCGCACTGGCTGGACGGCCGGCACGTCCCCGAGCTGGACCGCGCCCTCGCCGGGCTGCCGCCCGTCGACGCCGACAGGCAGGTCCGCTTCCTGCACGCCTGCCGTGCCTACCTCGTCAAGGACTGGGAACAGCTCGTCCGGCACACCGACCCGCTGCTGAACGACCCCATGCTCGGCATCGAGGCGGGCCTCTTCGGCGGCATGGCGCGCGTCCGGCTCGACATGTACGGGCAGGCGGAACCGCTGCTGTCCGCGGCGCTGATGCGCTGCCGCAGCGAGCAGCCGCAGCGCAAGGAGCTGCGGTACTGGCTGGCCCGCGCGCACGAGGGCACCGGCCGCAGCGCGGCGGCCCTGCCGCTGTACCGCGCGGTGCACCGGGTGGACCCCGCCTTCATGGACACCTCGGCCCGGCTCGCCGCGATAGCCGAGGGCGACGGGTACGACGAGGCCGCCGACGTCGCCGCCATCGCCATCGCCGGAGTGGGGCAGGACACCGTGGACGGCGCCGATCCGCTCTACGGGATCGAGGGCCGGGACCTGAAGCTGACAGACCCGGAACCGACGCCCTCGGCCGGCGTGACCGGCGAGAGGGACGCCGTCCGCGAGAAGGCCGTGGTGCCCGTCCAGGCCGGGCCGCCCCAGCTGCCCGCCGGGCCCGCCGACCCGGCGCTGCTGGAGGAGGCGCTCGCGGAGCTGGAGCGGATGGTCGGCCTTGAGCCGGTGAAGCGGCAGGTGAAGGCGCTCTCCGCACAGCTCAACATGGCCCGGCTGCGGGCCGGGCAGGGCCTGCCCGTGCAGCCCCCGAAGCGCCACTTCGTCTTCTCGGGCCCCTCCGGCACCGGCAAGACGACCGTGGCCCGCATCCTCGGCCGGGTCTTCTACGCCCTGGGCCTGCTCGGCGGGGACCACCTGGTGGAGGCGCAGCGCGCCGACCTCGTCGGCGAGTACCTCGGCCAGACCGCCGTCAAGGCCAACGAGCTGATCGACTCCGCCATCGGCGGCGTCCTCTTCGTCGACGAGGCGTACGCCCTCTCGAACACCGGGTACGGCAAGGGTGACGCCTACGGCGACGAGGCGTTGCAGGTGCTGCTGAAGCGCGCGGAGGACAACCGCGACCACCTGGTGGTGATCCTCGCCGGCTACCCCGAGGGCATGGACCGGCTGCTCGCCGCCAACCCCGGCCTGTCGTCCCGCTTCACCACCCGCGTCGACTTCCCGTCGTACCGGCCCCTGGAGCTCACCTCGATCGGCGAGGTACTGGCCGCGGAGAACGGCGACGTCTGGGACGACGAGGCCCGGGAGGAGCTCCGCTCCATCAACGGACACGTGGTCGACCAGGGCTGGATCGACGAGCTGGGCAACGGCCGCTTCCTGCGCACCCTCTACGAGAAGAGCTGCGCATACCGCGACCTGCGACTCTCCGGCTACCCGAACACCCCCGACCGCACCGACCTCGCCACCCTTCGCCTGCCGGACCTGATGCAGGCATACGGCGAGGTCCTCTCGGGCCGAGGCCCGGGCGACCCGACAGCGTTGTAA
- a CDS encoding GNAT family N-acetyltransferase codes for METNDLITRPITGRDELDLFNRLPYPLNAELRDDLAQDRRRPEWMWVALRGDRLLARLAWWSRPGSGTPFLLDVLDVDDTLSAPERQDAGTRLLRAAMAGTLRSGSPPPEYTRHVPPDWRDAAVVREAVRDRMAILERAGARPFVERLRLEWRPGTPVPPPSGRLVFRPVRDTGDLLTLMTSVLDGTLDAHSRAELTRMSAQAAAVRHYEEELARYKSPREWWRVATLPEGEPVGFVLPAHNGYNPVIAYLAVLPEHRGRGHIDDILGEGTRVLAEEGVPRIRASTDLGNHPMANAFGRAGYVNFGREINMTWSRTGEAAAA; via the coding sequence GTGGAAACGAACGATCTGATCACACGTCCGATCACCGGACGCGACGAACTCGACCTCTTCAATCGACTCCCCTATCCCCTCAACGCAGAGCTGCGGGACGACCTCGCCCAGGACCGGCGACGGCCCGAGTGGATGTGGGTCGCGCTCCGCGGCGACCGGCTGCTCGCCAGGCTCGCCTGGTGGAGCCGGCCGGGCAGCGGTACGCCGTTCCTCCTGGACGTCCTCGACGTGGACGACACGCTCTCCGCCCCCGAGCGGCAGGACGCCGGAACCCGGCTGCTGCGTGCCGCGATGGCCGGCACCCTGCGCAGCGGATCGCCGCCGCCCGAGTACACCCGCCACGTGCCGCCCGACTGGCGTGACGCCGCGGTCGTCAGGGAGGCTGTCCGGGACCGGATGGCGATCCTGGAGCGCGCCGGTGCCCGGCCGTTCGTCGAGCGGCTCCGCCTGGAGTGGCGGCCGGGAACGCCGGTCCCGCCGCCCAGCGGCCGCCTGGTGTTCCGGCCGGTCCGTGACACCGGGGACCTGCTGACCCTGATGACCTCGGTCCTCGACGGCACGCTGGACGCGCACAGCCGCGCCGAGCTGACCAGGATGTCCGCCCAGGCGGCGGCGGTCAGGCACTACGAGGAGGAACTCGCCCGCTACAAGAGCCCCCGTGAGTGGTGGCGCGTCGCCACTCTGCCCGAGGGGGAACCGGTGGGATTCGTCCTCCCCGCGCACAACGGCTACAACCCGGTCATCGCCTACCTCGCCGTGCTGCCCGAGCACCGCGGCCGGGGCCACATCGACGACATCCTCGGCGAGGGGACCCGCGTCCTCGCCGAAGAGGGCGTCCCCCGCATCCGCGCCAGCACGGACCTCGGCAACCACCCGATGGCGAACGCCTTCGGACGTGCCGGATACGTCAACTTCGGACGCGAGATCAACATGACGTGGAGCCGGACGGGCGAGGCGGCCGCCGCCTGA
- a CDS encoding MFS transporter encodes MPAAPEPPTPHDTATGKAVTGEAAAFGAPRVPPAATLRWARYTGVYLLLFLIGTETFLISPLLPTIAGSVGVSEAAAASTVTAYTIVYAVTAPFLGAVSDRFGRQPTIVAGTVCFLLGNVLAAVAGSLTVLIAARVLGALGAGLAGPSTWAHIAETAPDEVRGRAIGLGMALFSAGQVLGVPAGSFLAGWGGWRSSFWALAALTLAALPLVHRQTRSGPPRPAASPGLRLGAVVEVWRDGVLRHTLIVVLLLQAANLGAYTFLGAVLHDRFGLSVKALGLLGILVGAGSALGSLAAGRIGDRARRLGAGDAAWIPVWAAVLGGSAVLASLGSPLLLAGAGVLVWFFASGAFGTNVQTLLLGARPALGATSSSWNSAALYAGTAVGVAAVGQFPDAGAGSALIGGGLALLAALTALPLVGRLHGTAGGNQGGNEGAGAGAPATEPPGDRAGQAPRPPTHQAPTATAAGPAAPPGPSATPHPADASKAVDPS; translated from the coding sequence GTGCCCGCCGCCCCAGAGCCCCCCACGCCCCACGACACGGCGACCGGCAAGGCGGTGACCGGCGAGGCGGCCGCCTTCGGGGCCCCGCGAGTCCCACCCGCCGCGACGCTGCGCTGGGCCCGCTACACTGGCGTGTACCTGCTGCTGTTCCTCATCGGCACCGAGACGTTCCTGATCTCGCCGCTGCTGCCCACCATCGCCGGCTCGGTCGGCGTCAGCGAGGCCGCCGCGGCGAGCACCGTCACCGCCTACACCATCGTCTACGCCGTCACGGCACCCTTCCTCGGCGCGGTCTCCGACCGCTTCGGACGGCAGCCGACGATCGTGGCAGGCACGGTCTGCTTCCTGCTCGGCAACGTCCTCGCGGCCGTCGCGGGCAGCCTCACGGTCCTCATCGCGGCCCGGGTGCTCGGCGCGCTGGGCGCCGGGCTCGCAGGGCCCTCCACCTGGGCGCACATCGCCGAGACGGCCCCGGACGAGGTGCGGGGCCGGGCGATCGGGCTCGGGATGGCGCTGTTCTCGGCGGGCCAGGTGCTCGGCGTGCCGGCCGGCAGCTTCCTCGCCGGCTGGGGCGGCTGGCGGTCCTCGTTCTGGGCGCTCGCCGCGCTCACCCTGGCCGCGCTGCCGCTGGTGCACCGCCAGACGCGCTCCGGCCCGCCGCGGCCCGCAGCGAGCCCGGGGCTCCGCCTCGGGGCGGTCGTCGAGGTCTGGCGGGACGGCGTGCTGCGGCACACGCTCATCGTGGTGCTGCTCCTCCAGGCCGCCAATCTCGGCGCGTACACGTTTCTCGGCGCCGTGCTGCACGACCGGTTCGGCCTGTCCGTCAAGGCGCTCGGGCTGCTCGGCATCCTGGTCGGCGCGGGCAGCGCGCTCGGCTCGCTGGCCGCCGGGCGGATCGGCGACCGGGCACGGCGTCTTGGCGCGGGTGACGCGGCGTGGATCCCGGTGTGGGCGGCGGTCCTGGGCGGTTCGGCCGTGCTCGCCTCGCTCGGCTCGCCCCTGCTGCTGGCCGGCGCGGGCGTGCTGGTGTGGTTCTTCGCCAGCGGCGCCTTCGGCACCAACGTCCAGACCCTGCTGCTGGGCGCCCGGCCCGCGCTGGGCGCCACCTCCAGCTCCTGGAACAGCGCCGCGCTGTACGCGGGCACCGCCGTGGGGGTCGCGGCGGTCGGCCAGTTCCCGGACGCCGGCGCCGGCAGCGCCCTCATCGGAGGCGGGCTCGCACTGCTGGCGGCGCTCACCGCCCTGCCGCTGGTCGGCCGGCTGCACGGCACCGCGGGCGGCAACCAGGGTGGCAACGAGGGCGCCGGGGCCGGGGCCCCGGCCACCGAGCCGCCCGGGGACCGGGCCGGACAGGCACCAAGGCCCCCGACGCACCAGGCCCCGACGGCGACCGCCGCGGGCCCCGCGGCGCCCCCCGGTCCGTCCGCCACCCCCCACCCCGCAGACGCATCGAAGGCGGTCGACCCCTCGTGA
- a CDS encoding peptidase C39 family protein: protein MSRAADRSRSVTNGTPATSEAGPAASRRAVLAAAASAALAATAASAVPAAAAARAPGARHLTGGTPHTRGVPQVDYHGWTSYSDWRSGTAEGTRALAGARPALTIAAPRGAADYTDPHTGTTATWEYARWTSPEHKLTVPATEVIASWNAATPAGTWLQVELQGGYSDDTVTPWYVMGRWAASDTDIKRTSVDDQSDGHSSIYTDTFAIDDPDSGLRLVWYRLRLTLYRAPGSRVAPLVWRLGAMGSDIPDRFTVPASTPNLAKELSVPRFSQDVHSGQYPQYDGGGEAWCSPTSSQMIIQYWGHRPSAADMAWVDPSYADPQVCQAARYTYDYQYEGCGNWPFNAAYAATYPDMQGVVTRLGSLADLEKLIAAGIPAITSQSFLKEELTGAGYGTSGHLMTVIGFTADGDVIANDPASASDNAVRRVYKRREWENIWLRTKRYNASGAVTSGTGGVCYLYFPAQPSAAQQQALAAVGIC, encoded by the coding sequence ATGTCCAGAGCAGCCGACCGCAGCAGATCGGTCACGAACGGGACGCCCGCGACGTCCGAGGCCGGGCCGGCCGCCTCGCGGCGCGCCGTGCTGGCCGCCGCGGCGTCCGCCGCGCTCGCGGCCACGGCGGCGTCCGCCGTCCCGGCCGCCGCGGCAGCGCGCGCTCCCGGCGCGCGTCATCTGACCGGCGGCACGCCGCACACCCGCGGCGTCCCGCAGGTGGACTACCACGGTTGGACCTCGTACAGCGACTGGCGCAGTGGCACCGCGGAAGGCACCCGGGCCCTCGCAGGAGCCAGGCCGGCCCTGACCATCGCCGCGCCCCGGGGCGCCGCCGACTACACCGACCCGCACACCGGCACCACCGCGACCTGGGAGTACGCCCGCTGGACGTCTCCCGAGCACAAGCTGACCGTGCCGGCCACGGAGGTCATCGCCTCCTGGAACGCCGCCACGCCCGCCGGCACCTGGCTCCAGGTCGAACTGCAGGGCGGCTACTCCGACGACACCGTCACCCCCTGGTACGTGATGGGCCGCTGGGCCGCCAGTGACACGGACATCAAGCGCACGTCCGTGGACGACCAGTCCGACGGCCACAGCAGCATCTACACGGACACCTTCGCCATCGACGACCCCGACTCCGGCCTGCGGCTGGTCTGGTACCGGCTGCGGCTGACCCTCTACCGGGCCCCCGGCAGCAGGGTGGCGCCGCTGGTGTGGCGGCTGGGCGCGATGGGCTCCGACATCCCGGACCGGTTCACGGTGCCCGCCTCGACGCCGAACCTGGCCAAGGAGCTGAGCGTCCCGCGCTTCTCGCAGGACGTGCACTCCGGCCAGTACCCGCAGTACGACGGCGGCGGCGAGGCCTGGTGCAGCCCCACCTCCTCGCAGATGATCATCCAGTACTGGGGCCACCGGCCGTCCGCCGCCGACATGGCCTGGGTCGACCCGTCGTACGCCGACCCGCAGGTCTGCCAGGCGGCCCGGTACACCTACGACTACCAGTACGAGGGCTGCGGCAACTGGCCGTTCAACGCCGCCTACGCCGCGACCTACCCGGACATGCAGGGGGTCGTCACCCGGCTGGGCTCGCTGGCCGACCTGGAGAAGCTGATCGCCGCCGGCATCCCGGCCATCACGTCGCAGTCGTTCCTGAAGGAGGAGCTGACCGGCGCGGGTTACGGCACCTCCGGGCACCTGATGACGGTCATCGGGTTCACGGCGGACGGCGACGTGATCGCCAACGACCCGGCCTCGGCCAGCGACAACGCCGTGCGCCGCGTCTACAAGCGCCGCGAGTGGGAGAACATCTGGCTGCGGACCAAGCGGTACAACGCCTCCGGCGCGGTGACCTCCGGCACCGGCGGCGTCTGCTACCTGTACTTCCCGGCGCAGCCTTCCGCGGCGCAGCAGCAGGCACTGGCCGCGGTCGGCATCTGCTGA
- a CDS encoding hemolysin family protein has product MTLLQLLFAVLLVLANGFFVGAEFALVSVRRSQVEPVKTAAARQVLYGLEHLPQMMAAAQFGITICSLTLGAVAEPTVARLLEPVFGAARLPEGLVHPLGYVIALVLVVFLHLVIGEMVPKNLAMADPGRTALRLGPGLVAFARVCRPVTVALGACARWILMAFRVEPKDEVEAVFTSEQLNRLVADSGEAGLLGPEEQERLGDALELGTRPVTDVLLDRASLVTVDPSVTPGQVVALTARTGYSRFPVSADGGAFMGYLHVKDVLEVEESDRAVPQQVWRPMVTLNAELPLDDALTVMRRAATHLAQVADASGRLVGLVTLEDVLELLVGEVHDPAHRDRGGAGTARVGEPRSEARELTLG; this is encoded by the coding sequence ATGACGCTCCTGCAACTGCTCTTCGCCGTCCTGCTGGTGCTGGCGAACGGCTTCTTCGTGGGTGCCGAGTTCGCCCTGGTCTCCGTGCGGCGCAGCCAGGTCGAGCCGGTGAAGACGGCGGCCGCCCGCCAGGTGCTGTACGGCCTGGAGCACCTGCCGCAGATGATGGCCGCCGCGCAGTTCGGCATCACCATCTGCTCGCTGACCCTCGGCGCCGTCGCGGAGCCCACCGTCGCGCGGCTGCTGGAGCCGGTGTTCGGCGCCGCCCGGCTGCCCGAGGGCCTGGTGCATCCGCTGGGCTACGTGATCGCCCTGGTGCTGGTGGTCTTCCTGCACCTGGTCATCGGCGAGATGGTGCCGAAGAACCTCGCCATGGCGGACCCCGGGAGGACGGCACTGCGGCTCGGCCCGGGCCTCGTCGCCTTCGCGCGCGTCTGCCGGCCGGTGACCGTGGCCCTCGGGGCGTGCGCCCGGTGGATCCTGATGGCCTTCCGCGTCGAGCCCAAGGACGAGGTGGAGGCCGTCTTCACCAGCGAGCAGCTCAACCGCCTGGTCGCCGACTCCGGTGAGGCCGGGCTGCTCGGCCCCGAGGAGCAGGAGCGCCTCGGGGACGCGCTGGAACTGGGCACGCGCCCGGTCACGGACGTGCTGCTGGACCGCGCCTCGCTGGTGACGGTGGACCCCAGCGTCACCCCGGGGCAGGTGGTGGCGCTCACCGCGCGCACCGGCTACTCGCGCTTTCCGGTGAGCGCGGACGGCGGCGCCTTCATGGGCTACCTCCATGTGAAGGACGTGCTGGAGGTGGAGGAGAGCGACCGTGCCGTGCCGCAGCAGGTCTGGCGGCCGATGGTCACGCTCAACGCCGAGCTGCCGCTCGACGACGCCCTGACCGTGATGCGCCGTGCCGCGACGCACCTGGCGCAGGTCGCCGACGCCTCGGGGCGCTTGGTGGGGCTGGTGACCCTGGAGGACGTCCTGGAACTGCTCGTCGGCGAGGTCCACGACCCGGCTCACCGTGACCGCGGTGGCGCGGGGACGGCACGGGTGGGGGAGCCGCGGAGCGAGGCTCGCGAGCTGACGCTCGGGTAA